Genomic DNA from Perca flavescens isolate YP-PL-M2 chromosome 23, PFLA_1.0, whole genome shotgun sequence:
GAATttgattttaaagatggagacaACTATAAGGTTAATACGAAACCTTATTGGAACAAAGAGTTGAATGAATTGTGGCAATCTATgtgtaaaatagaaaaaatgtttctgaggtgtttaaataataatatagaaaGGAATAAACTATTAGAAACATTTAAGAAAAGTCAGAATAGGTTTGATAAAAGATACAGATTCTATAAAAGACGTTATCAAAGAGGATTGGTATTAAACCTGAAGAGAATCCAAACGTCTGACCCTAAGAGATTTTGGTCACAACTTAATAAACTAGGGCCAAGGCGTAGTTGTAAAATACCCATGGAAGTGCTGGGGAATGACAGTAGTTTAGTGTTTGGGCTGTCTGATGTAATTAATAGGTGGGAGAAAGATTTTAAAGATCTTTTCTCTTGTGAGATGTTTGATTTTGATGGAGGGTATTATGAGGATTTATGTCAGAGGAAAAATGTAATAGAGagctacattttaaaaggggAATATTGGATAAATAAGGATCTTAATAACAGTCTTACAAAAGGAGAAGTTCAAATGGCTATTAATAAGGCTAAATTGGGAAAAGCGACAGGGGTCGAGAATATCCCAAATGAAATACTGAAATCACCCAAACTATTTGATattttgtgtgatttatttaaaggatGTTTTGAATGTGGCAAAATACCATCTATGTGGCTTAAATCAATTATTAATCCAATACCAAAATCCCAAAATGAAAATCCAAGGGTGCCCTTAAATTATAGAGGGATTAGTCTAATGAGCACAGTTTATAAACTGTATTCTACAATACTTAATGAGAGGCTCATGTTGTATTTAGAGAAAGaagagcttcttgtggaagaacAAAATGGATTCCGTAAATCAAGATCATGCTTAgatcacatttttgtattgtcTACAATTATAACTAATAGAATAAGTGAAAATGAGCCAACATATTCGTGCTTTATTGATTTTCACAAAGCTTTTGATATGATCAATAGGGATCTGTTGGCATATAAGCTTATAGAGTATGTTTATCACAAGCCCATAGCATGTGTAAGATTGAATGAACTCCATACCAACTGGTTTCCAACATCATCAGGGGTAAAACAGGGCGATGCTTTGTCTCCCACATTATTtgcaatttatataaatgatttggcaaaggaaattaaagcattgaattgtgggataagatgtggaaatgaaatgatAAGTATTCTTTTGTATGCGGATGATATAGTACTACTGTCTCCATCTGAAGATAATCTGCAGCATTTATGAGTTTAAAATTGGGTCACACAAGCTGAACTTTGTAGATTCATATAAATATCTAGGTTTTTATATTGATGAACATATGAATTTTAGAAATGGTGTTAAGGTTCTTGCTGATTCAGCACGTATAGCTTTGGGAGGAATTATTGGTAAAAGCAGGAATCTGAAAGACATAAGTTTTCAAACGTATTCTAAATTGTTTCAAGCCTGTGTGTGCCCTATACTTGATTATATTGTGGGTGTTAGAGGATTCAAGAATATATCTAATTGTGAATTAGTGCAAAATAGTGCTATAAGATATTTTCTGGGTGTGCATAAGTATACCCCTACATTGGCGATAGTGGGAGACATGGGATGGGAATCATGTGAGGCTCGCTggaagatatgtatggcccagttatggaatcgtctattagatatggacgcaaataggttgacaaggaaaatatttctctgggataaacacattcttggtctttggtctaacgacatatgcaaattgttttgtaagtatggttttggggatttgtttcttaataatgaaaagctgaatattggtttgtttaaagaatctgtgtttgctaaagacaaaaagcagtgggctgatgatatatgggctaagccaaaattgcgtatttttgtaatgataaaaccagaatatggcactgagaattatgttgtatataatttgtcaaaaaggcaacgatccttatgtgctcaagtgagatctggtgttttgcctttgactattgaaacaggacgatatgttaatgtagaaaAGGAAAAACGTATTTGTCCTatgtgctgtttgaatgatgtagaaaatgagttccattttgttttctattgtcctttttttcatgagcagcgtgattttttgttttgtaggataaaagcagagattgatttggtaaatatggatgatgctcaaagattgagatggctgttcacatatgaaacatataaattggctaattatttagataaagcctgggagaagatgaaaaaagctctttatcgaatgtagatgagaactagttgtttgtttgtggtatgtgtgtatgtgtatatacatgtatgtatgtgtatgtctatatatttgtaatcatgtatttgttcgaaggatttgtatatgcaacgggaagatgtttgttgaataagtgaatttgtggtgtcttgtaatcccatgtgggatgggccaagatgtttggcatgacacagaaataaaatataactaactaactaacaacaaaaaactaaaaacttttAAGGCAagctggaataaaaaaaaaaaatggattacTGAAGATGCAATTATGTTGTAGTGACAAATCTGTAAAACATGAAGTGTCCAAAGCACATTGAGTGGGAACATCGTTTGCATCTATGGTGCATTACGGAAGTTGAACCAACAACCCCTTTAGACCCCTTCAACTACAGCACAAAAATGTGATCAGTCGAGTCGGGTTCTGGTAGTGCCACTAACCTCCATCCTCATTGATCCAGTGCAGGAAGAGGTTCATGGTGCCTGCCTCAGTGATCTGGTGGTCCTCTCCGTACAGCCACAGCGCCTGCTGACACCCGTGCTCCTCTGCTTCATACTGGGGGAACAAGGAACAGCCGTAGTTCCTGCCGAAATCCAAAGCGACAAACAATTGCAATTACAAGTGTTTTTTGCAGTTACAGTGCTGCATGCAAATGTAATACTAcacagtgaaagagagagaattatTTCACCCCCTGTCCCTCAAAAAATCACCTAttgttggtctgtgtgtgtgtgtgtgtgtgtgtgtgtgtgtgagagagagagagagagagagagagagaaatgttttACATCTTTAAATTCAAGACTGAGCGAACGCAAGAAtattttgtactgtatttttattgGGGTAGAACAATCAAAAGCTTGATATGTCTGCTCCTTACACAACCATGGTTGAATGCATTGATGGATTATCAgtgaataaaaactaaaacatgcATACAGTATGCGGCTACTTACCCTCCCATCTTGCAATCTCCAGTTCCTCCTTTCCAGGCCCGCGTGTACTTTGGGTCGGCCCACATGGACAGGGGCTCTGCCTTGTTCTTGAAGTAAGAGCCCACTTGACACAAGATCACATAGAGCAAGGCACTGCCAGGCTTCCTTAGACCCAGAGCGGGCTACCGTGGACACATGAACACATAGCAATGTACTTTATATGTCATTTAATTCAAAAGAATACACATTCTGCCTCCACATATTATTGAAGCACATCACTATCCTCCTTACCTCAGTGGCAATAAATGTTGGTCTGATGTAGAGACTGCCTGAGTCTGAGTGAGGAACCCAGTCCTTGTCAGTCTCTACCAGTTGCCTGATACACTCCAGAAACTCAGACTCATCAAAGGCctagaggaaggagagaggtggagaaagagaaagataagGAGAGTCGAGGTGGAGTGggagaacagaaaacacaagtaAAGAACAGAACAGAGGGTAGCTATGGCACTTAGATGAAATATCAGAAGTGGAAGATTGGAAGGTAATCATTTcttccattcatccatccatctcatTCCTCCATCTTACAGGTAAACACGCTCTCTTAGCGGTGTTGGACATGCGTTTCAAGTTGAGCATGGGTCTGAAGAAGCGCAGTTGTTTGTCATCCCCACGGTACGCCTTCAACCCTTCATACAGCTGGTGAGAAGAGAAGAGGCTTGAGATCAAGGCCATAGTTAAGGTTTTACAAATAGTGAGGTCACGAGTTCAACCACCCCTACCCTATTCTAATTCCGCCTtacattatcacattttttaaggaTATTTAAGGAGAGAAGTTCTTTCAAGGAAATTTCTCCAAAAATCAAGAACTGTTCATAAACATATACGGAAATTAGGAAATGATCAGGAAGTTACAGGCCCATAAAATAAAGCAGTGCAGGTCTACATGCTGTTTCAAAACCCTCTCCATGCTGTCTGGAATACAATTCTGGTGAAGGTATAGAaaaggatttatttattttgtcaaaGCGGTGTGGCAACACTGGAAATACCCACCATGTGTCCCCAGGTTGCTAAAATTCCTGGAAATCAAATCAGGTC
This window encodes:
- the bcat1 gene encoding branched-chain-amino-acid aminotransferase, cytosolic isoform X2, with amino-acid sequence MLTIEWNASEGWQAPLIKPFGNLSLHPATSSLHYAIQLYEGLKAYRGDDKQLRFFRPMLNLKRMSNTAKRACLPAFDESEFLECIRQLVETDKDWVPHSDSGSLYIRPTFIATEPALGLRKPGSALLYVILCQVGSYFKNKAEPLSMWADPKYTRAWKGGTGDCKMGGNYGCSLFPQYEAEEHGCQQALWLYGEDHQITEAGTMNLFLHWINEDGEEELATPPLDGLILPGVTRLSVLELTRKWGEFKVTERYLTMSQLCSALKQQRVKGMFGSGTASMICPIGHIVYQGEKLHIPCQDNNSLLTQRLTKELTDIQYGCTPSDWTVLV